The following are from one region of the Littorina saxatilis isolate snail1 linkage group LG2, US_GU_Lsax_2.0, whole genome shotgun sequence genome:
- the LOC138958291 gene encoding uncharacterized protein — translation MFTAKFNDRKRFVGQASGKRKKQLALARIAEQEKSTGDENAPREVGAAECVVLDGGGDAHFSHRLQVEPRPVLCDIHDNQQEIEGASASAKKLRRFSGADDLQNAQVPADVPAEPKRTWCIVECGQLNSLLSDVKCPECEAGHLTIRVGESMGLSQELALCCDSCQYRRSEFSSPRESNRNHMKNVPFDVNKQIVLYSHEIGSGYSSVEKLCTVFGMPVMNKSSYQRIDKKVNASILAVTNVTLVETVEHVNVAYRQTFPQGRADVQFDEEDEDAAWEEDDGILWVDVAFDGTWHKRGFSSHYGVGVVVDVLTGLVLDFSVKSTYCHTCAMNKEKLEEMTPAQQLRWEQQHRAECSINHQGSAKSMERDAALELWGRSVERHNLRYRTMLSDGDSTAFNAVAAAQPYGPTRPITKLECINHLPKRMGTALRKAAKDERLGGRGEGRLTKEKCQRLQNYFRSAILNNLEDQRAMEQAIWATFFHVTSTDEDPHHDRCPAGPASWCFFQRARAEEQPPPPHAEHNGTALSREVSHAVLPIYRRMTNPILLKRVAHGKTQNSNESLHNVMWGHCPKEIFVGKGRVEAATAEAVAKFNRGNFALAQVMDHMSLPITDLVEAALAKKDKVRIQKAEKATAVAAVAARRARCAGRQRQLEQQEDQEGEVYGAGLMGDGGE, via the exons ATGTTCACTGCAAAATTCAACGATAGAAAGAGGTTTGTGGGGCAGGCATCGGGCAAGAGGAAGAAGCAGCTTGCATTAGCTCGAATAGCCGAACAAGAAAAGTCCACGGGCGATGAAAACGCGCCCCGCGAAGTTGGCGCAGCGGAGTGTGTCGTTTTGGATGGTGGAGGTGATGCACATTTTTCTCATCGACTTCAAGTCGAACCTCGGCCAGTGTTGTGCGATATACACGACAACCAGCAGGAAATAGAGGGTGCTTCAGCCTCTGCGAAGAAGCTAAGAAGATTCAGTGGTGCCGATGACTTGCAGAACGCACAAGTGCCAGCCGATGTGCCTGCTGAACCGAAACGTACATGGTGTATCGTTGAGTGTGGTCAGCTCAACTCGCTATTATCGGATGTGAAGTGCCCGGAATGCGAAGCAGGACATTTAACGATACGCGTTGGAGAATCCATGGGCTTGTCCCAAGAGTTAGCACTTTGCTGTGACAGCTGCCAGTACAGACGGTCAGAATTTTCTTCACCTAGAGAGAGCAACCGCAACCACATGAAGAATGTTCCCTTTGACGTGAACAAACAGATTGTCCTATACTCGCATGAGATTGGCAGTGGGTACTCAAGTGTGGAAAAGCTGTGCACAGTGTTTGGCATGCCCGTGATGAACAAAAGCTCATATCAAAGAATTGATAAAAAGGTCAATGCCAGCATCTTGGCCGTAACAAATGTCACACTGGTGGAAACTGTTGAGCATGTAAATGTTGCATACAGGCAGACCTTTCCTCAAGGTAGAGCAGATGTCCAGTTTGACGAAGAGGATGAAGACGCTGCCTGGGAAGAAGATGACGGTATTCTTTGGGTAGATGTTGCCTTTGATGGCACCTGGCATAAAAGGGGTTTTTCATCACATTATGGTGTAGGAGTGGTGGTTGACGTTCTCACTGGGTTGGTGCTCGACTTCTCTGTAAAATCCACCTACTGCCACACATGTGCCATGAATAAGGAGAAATTGGAGGAGATGACCCCTGCCCAACAACTGCGATGGGAGCAGCAACACCGGGCTGAGTGCAGCATCAACCACCAGGGATCTGCAAAGTCTATGGAGAGGGATGCAGCGTTGGAGTTATGGGGAAG GTCTGTTGAGCGTCACAACCTCAGGTACAGAACTATGCTGTCGGACGGAGATTCTACGGCTTTCAATGCTGTGGCTGCAGCTCAGCCCTACGGTCCCACACGTCCCATCACCAAGCTGGAATGTATCAACCACCTCCCCAAGAGAATGGGCACAGCTCTCCGCAAGGCAGCAAAGGATGAAAGGCTTggtggaagaggggaggggcGACTAACAAAGGAAAAGTGCCAACGCTTGCAAAACTACTTCCGTAGCGCGATCCTCAACAACCTTGAAGATCAGCGAGCCATGGAGCAGGCGATCTGGGCCACTTTCTTCCATGTAACTTCAACGGACGAGGACCCTCACCATGACAGATGTCCAGCTGGGCCAGCCTCATggtgcttttttcaaagagccAGGGCAGAAGAgcaaccaccacctccacacGCAGAGCACAACGGCACCGCCTTGTCCAGGGAAGTCTCGCATGCTGTTCTGCCCATCTACAGAAGAATGACCAATCCCATTCTTCTCAAGCGCGTGGCCCATGGCAAAACCCAGAACAGTAACGAGTCTCTGCACAATGTCATGTGGGGACACTGCCCCAAAGAAATCTTTGTTGGGAAAGGCCGGGTGGAAGCAGCCACCGCTGAGGCTGTTGCGAAGTTCAACAGAGGCAACTTTGCACTGGCACAGGTCATGGACCACATGAGCTTGCCAATAACTGATCTCGTGGAGGCTGCTTTGGCCAAGAAAGACAAGGTTAGGATTCAGAAAGCAGAGAAAGCAACAGCTGTGGCCGCTGTGGCAGCCCGTAGGGCAAGATGTGCGGGTCGTCAACGCCAGCTGGAGCAGCAAGAAGACCAGGAGGGGGAGGTGTACGGAGCTGGACTGATGGGAGACGGGGGAGAATAA